CCGCCCCCGCCGCGCCATGGCCGAGAGCGACTGGGACACCGTGACGGTGCTGCGCAAGAAGGGCCCTACGGCCGCGCAGGCCAAGTCCAAGCAGGTGACTGGCCGACTGGAGAGCGGCCGGGCTGGGCGGAGCGGTCTCTGGGCCGAGGCCGGAGGATATGGACGGGGACCGGGGGCGGGGGCCTTGGGAACAGGGGCCGGGGGATCTGCGACAAGGGATGGGGACCGAGACAGGAACGGTGGGGCAGGAGCCTTGGGGACCGGGGACAAGAGGTGGGGACTGAGCGAAGGGAGGGACTAGGGCCGAGGGCAGGAGATCTGGGCAAGGGTCAGGGGCTGAGGGACAGGGCTGAGAACTGGGCGCTGGGTAGAGGCAGGGACTGGAGACCTGGATGGGGATGGCACTGGGGACAGGAGCAAGGACAGGTTAGAGAACTAGGCTGGGGACCAGGGTTGGTGGACCTGGAGCAGGGGTGGGGACCCCAGATGGGGGTCAGTGGGCGGGGGATTATGTGGTGGACACAGGACCAAGGCAGGGCCTTGCTGAGCAGGTGGATGGACCCTTCCTAAAGGGTAGGAGATGGGGTGCTGGAGAGGCAAGCTGCCAGCGTGGGCGGCCCATTCAAGGGTCATGTGTGAATCAGGTAATTGTTGGGAGGCCTCTGACCAGAGCCTCTGACATAAGTGCAGGTCAGGACGGGAGAAGCTGGGTTCTGGGGTTGGGCATTGTTGAACCGCCCTGGGTCTATCAGATGCAATCAAAGTCAAATTCACGCCTTTTTTTCCCAAGGAAACTTAATAGTCCAAGCTAAGAGTCACATGAACTGTGTAGAAAGAGCCTTTGAATAAATCACACTTAGAATGGCCCATAAACTTCTTTGGGGCATTAGAAACGTCAGGAAATGCATAATGTTAATAGTCAGTGACCAAGGACCCTACAGCATCTCTGTTAGTGGTCGTTTCCAGGGCGACCGCAGGTTTCTGTGGGATGTGTCATCTCTCTCATTAGGAGGCCATGGCAGACCAGCAGTGCATTCCTTCCTGCTTTTGCAGGAGCATTTAGActcttgtctttttcttcccccctcccctctctctctctttttctctctccccctctctctctgtctcccccctccccctctccctccctctccctgccctctctttctctcccacccCTCCTTTTCTCCATAGTGTTGGGTTTGAAGCAGGttcttgtacatgctaagcaagtactctgccactgagccatatcccccgCACAagcctgtctttctcttttcttgagaAAGGGTCTTTCTGCACagctcaggccagccttgaactcactatccttcTGCTTtaacctcctgggtgctgggattacagacatgctacCATGTCCAACTCAAGcctgtctggttttttttttttttttttggtggtactggggcttgaactcagggcctcacatttgctaggtcaAGCCTGTCTTAATGCAAGAGAAGTGACCAATTTCTCTTAGTAGTAGGTTTTAGGCATTGCCTGGATATTTGATTGTATAGTGTTTTGTATACAGTGGTCCCTCATATTTTTGGAGGACACATTTTAAagcccccagtggatgcctgaaaccatgcATGATACTTgaccatgtatgtgtgtgtgtatttttttccctATTCAATGTTTTCTTCTATTCATACATACTCATAcaaagttttactttttattttttggtggtactgggatttgaactcagggccttgtacttgctaggcaggtgctctaccacttgagccatggccccagccccagCATTACATATCAGTCCTTTAATCTTTACAAACAATAATAACTAATGATCAAGTAGATGAACTaaaataacatgataataaaagtTAACTTGAATGTGGTCTATCTTATGGAACTGTACTTGTCCTTGAAAGACAATACAGTGTCTCCATGATGCAGGGAAGTGAGTGAATCATCATGGCGACCTTGTGATTTAGCCTTAACTACATGTAAGGATTACTTGAACACAGCACTGCAGTGCTGACACCACAACAGTTGATCTGGTAACCAAGATGACTAAAGGAATAATGGGCAGGTGCACATACAGCATGGAACCACTGGACAGAGGGATGATTCATGTCTCAGGTGGGATGGAGTGGGGTGATGAGAAATTTTATCACACTACTCAGAACatgcacaatttaaaatttatgagttgcttatttctggaattttccatgtagTATTTTTGGACTCAGGTTGACCAGCAGTAACTAAAACTGTGAAAAGTGAAAGTGGATAAGAGAGGACCGCTGTAATGAACACAGCATTGCATATCAACCCTTCAGAACCATTAGCAATGTGCTGATTGGCTAACAGCGGCCTAAATTGTGTGCAAGACATTCCCAAGCTAATTTTGGTCAAAAgccattttctaattttctaggCCATCTTAGCGGCTCAGAGACGAGGAGAAGATGTGGAGACATCCAAGAAATGTAGGTATTTGTGTTTTTACCTGCAAAACAAGGATGCATTGTGGGATAATCTGCTGGAGGGTGTGGTTGGGTACTGGCAGCCAGTGGCTGCAGCTGCTGGGCAGCCAGGAAGTGTTCATGGTGTCATCAGCACACCTCTGGGGAGCATGCGGTCCAGCAGGGACTGTTACCTTCCACCCACTTCCCACACTGAGAGCGACTGGAACAGTGTACTCTTAGGACTGTGAATCTGGGGCAGCCTGGCTTTCCATGTTGTTAGAGGAGCCTGTTGGTCTGGACACCATCTGAAATAATTTTTCCCTTTGTTAACTGTAAACCCTTTGTTCTGCTCATGCTGACTCAGGGGCTGCTGGTCAGAACAAGCAGCATTCGATAACCAAGAACACGGCCAAGCTGGACCGGGAGACAGAGGAGCTGCACCATGACAGGGTGACCCTGGAGGTGGGCAAAGTGATCCAGCGGGGCCGGCAGAGCAAGGGGCTGACGCAGAAGGACCTGGCCACGGTGAGACTCAGAACCATCGGCTTGGGGAAGTGGGTGGCTGGCACTCATACTGCATGGGAAGGAGACTCACCATGTGGTGGCTTTGGGACCTGCACTTTGTCCTCACCCCAGCACTCCCAGAAGCCTCAGGGGAAGCCAGGCCTCCCTCTCACATAAGATCTATCTGTATAGGGTGTGACCTATATCACCAGAGGGGGCTGCCTGTGGGCGTCTCCCCCAGCTCCCGCAGCAGGGCTGGTGTGACTAAGGTGCATCTTCTCTtcagaaaatcaatgaaaagcCGCAAGTCATCGCAGACTATGAGAGTGGACGGGCCATTCCAAATAACCAGGTTCTGGGCAAAATTGAGAGAGCCATTGGTGAGTCTTCCTCGCAGGGCCTCAGCCCGACGGTGCCCTGCTGGGAGGGGTGGAGAAAGCTGAGGTGAGGGTCTGTTTTTTGAAGCCAGGCTGCTGGATTCTGCCCAGTTTTGCCTCCAGATGGCACATGCTGTTCAGGGGTTAGTAGGGACTCAGAGCCCTGAGAAAGTAGTGTCCTGGGTCCCTCGCCCTCTGGCTGGCTTCTAGCCAGCATTCTCCCTGAGCCCAAATACGCAGGGGCTGTGGCCCTCTGGGATCTGCCCTTAAGGAGTTGGCCACGTGCCACATTCTACTCCCTCAGTGTCCCTCCAAAGTGACCAAACACAGTGTTCCCACTCGGCTGGGACAAGGTGTTTATCCTCCTCCTAAGATTGCTAGCTCACACTCCTAAAAGAGTTAGATCGAGGTGGTAGTGTCTGTGTGTGGAGGCCCTGAGGAATGGGGTGTCCTCCCAGGTGGGacccaggaggattgtggtgggCAGCTTGAGATGGGAAAAGGAGCTGGTACTCAGGCAAAGTGGATGCCTGCTGGCCCCAGGACTGGTGGGTGGGTGTGGTGGGCTACAGGGTTCTCAGCAGCCCACTGGCCCATTTCAGGCCTCAAGCTCCGAGGCAAGGACATCGGAAAACCCATCGAGAAGGGGCCTCGGGCAAAATGAGCACAAAGCCTCGAAGCCCAGTGCGTTCCGGCTGAGCTCTTCTGGCTGGTCCCCTGACCACCAGCACTGCCGTGGGTCTCTTCACATGGCCGAGCGGAACACGGGGGTTAGGCCTGCGGGCCCCCTCCACCCATACCTGCtgtcaaacaaagcaaaaccttgCAAAGTGCTGGCCTTGTGCTCTTTTCTTGCTGCCTTTCTGTCCCTCGAGTGGGATGCAGAGGGGTGCTTTCTCTCCTTTGGGCATCTGCTCAAGGCCATTAGCTTGGAAGCCTGGGGAGTTCTGAGGACCTCCTCTAGGAGGTGGGGCTGTGGCTAGGAAGAGACAGTGCCCTGCGCTGCTTTCTCTCCTTTGGCTTTTAAGAGTGTGTGTCCTTCCTGCTGGGGGGAAATGGCACTTTGCTCCCTCTGCATCCTTCATCCAGTTCCCTGCCCTTGACCACAATTGGAGGGGACAAAGATGAGCTTCATGATAGACACCCCATTGGGACCAAGGGACTTGAAGGTTGGTCTCTCTTAGGGTCATTTCCTTTTCACCCATCTGCTGGGATAGTGGACATTAGTCAGCAAAGCAGCACTGGCCACACCCCCCTGCTGACCCTCTCCAGGTTGAGTCCTGTGACAGGTGGGAATCAGCCATGCTCCTTGGAGCAGACGGGTGTTTGTGAGGAGGGTTAAGCCTGTAGCACCTGGCTGCCCAAGTGTGAATGTCACTCCCCTTCCCAAGGACAGCCTTCAAGGCTGGCACCTGGCTGCCCAGGTGTGAATGTCACTCCCCTCCCCAAGGACAGCCTTCACGGTTCCACATCCCTGCAGTGGGCCATCTCTGCAATAAGCCATAGCTTAGGAACTACCCTTGGGGTAGAGGTGTCAAGGTCACTGTGCAGGTGCCCCAGGTCTGCTCATGGGGGTCATAGCCCCCTCAGCCCAAAGAGCAGCTTGCCTTCCTTTGACTTGCTCAGGAGTGTCAGGGCACCCAGGGACATCAGTTTCACTGTCTGGGGATTGCTCAGGCCTTCATCTTGGGCTCTGGGAAGGGGTGCCTCTTACCAGGGGATAGCAGATCCAGGGGCCTCTGGCTGGACAGTGGCATTCTTCCCCACCAGGCCAGCTGCATCCCACCATATTTAGTTGCTTTTAGCCCTGTGCTGTAGGGTAACTCCCATTCTCATTCTTCACAGGCTCTTGTGCCTGCTTGGTCTGGGGCAGTGGCTTCTGGGGTCCTTTTGGGCTGGTGCCCATGGTTCTGTGTGGATCGTGCCTGCTTCATAGCCTGAGAAGAATCTAATCTTCCCAGCCAGGTGCATTGAGGAGCAAGGAGGGTCCCAAGCATGTCCCCCAGGTCAGTGTCAGGTCAGGTCTTGAATCCCGAGCAGGGTCACCCACCCACTGGCCACAGCACATGGACACTGAGAGCCTGGGCTGCCGCATGGGCATTTATTAACAGGGAAACAGCCCCCCCACATACACCTGTGCAGTCACAGGCTAGGGGGAGGGACATGGAAGCTCAGCATGTCCCCTGAGTCCCATGGCCTGGCCCACACTGGGAGGAGGTCCCATGTCCAGCTCCCTGGCTGAGGTCTGACCAAGGACTGGGGCTGTTTGCATGAGGTGCCAAGGCCTTGTCTGACCTATGGGTTGCTGGTTACAGATGTTGGGAGGGTGACTTGATCCTAGGAGGAAAGAAGGAGCTTTGTGAGGACCACTGTGAGAGGCAAGAGCAGTGTAGAGTACAGGCAGGGCTTGGACGGCTGGGACTGGGTGTCCTGCAGCAGTCTGGACCACCTCCTCCTCTTGGGTGCTGGCCCACTGCTGCCCATTCTCCATTGTGGCAAGCATGGAGGCAGGAGCCCTGGTTTGCCCACACCTGAGGTGCCTTACCGCGTTGAAGAGGATGTTGTCAAAGCCGGGGGCTGCAGTGTCTGTGCCCCTCCGGAAGGGGCAGCCCCTCTTCTGCAGCAAGTGCTGTCCCCCAAGTCCCAGCAACATCAGGAGTATGAGGAAGAGGAGGGCTCCACCAACTGCGGCTGGCACTGACACAGGGGCTGCTGTGTCCCCTATGGGCAGAGAGGGCACATGATTCCCTGGACTTGAGCCCTCCAGAGTTGAGGGCAAGGAGCAATCCTGGGGCTACCAGGAGCCCTCAGCTCCTGTCAGCTCTGGGGTTCACCCTCTTAAGAGGAGGGTGTTGGTCTTTTCAACAGCAGCTGCAGACCTGGGGGCCTAACTCCAAGCTGGACCCACCCCTTCCTAGCCAACAGTTACACCAAACATAGGCCCCACCATGGTCTCTGCACTGACCTGGCAGCTCCCTCAGGGCTGGCCTTCCTTGGGAATGGGTGCAGGGAGCACAGAGCCCACAGCCAGGTGGGGCATGCCTGAGGAGGGGGCAACAAACTCCCCGTGGACATCCCAATCCAGGTGACTCTGCCCTGAGGGGCAGTGGGGCAGAGTAGGGAGGGCACAAGGCCTGGCCTTGGGTTCTGGTCTCGTGGGTTACATGCAGGACACTGGCATGTAACCAGACCAAGCCCAACAGACCCATAACAGCTGGCTGGCTTAGGCCACCCTTGGAGCCATCTCTAGACTGGAGCCCAGTGCTCACCCTGGTTGGGTGCAGGCTGCTGGCAGTGCTGCCCGGCCAGGTACTCAACATCATCCAGGGCAATGGGCCCCAGAACTGGCTGGCCACCCAGAGTAGCTTCAAACACGATCTGATGGGGCAGGAAAAGGCCTTGAGGgccagaagggagagaaaggaggagggggaggaaagccCACCTGGGATCTCACCTGGAACTCCTCAGTGCTGGCCACCTCGACCTGGACTTGTAGCCATTGGTGCCGAAGGTGCCCGCCCTCGCCCCACACAGCCAGCTGGCCCCTGGCACTGCTCAGGAGCACCCTCAGCTCGCCCTTGTCTAAGAGTAGGGCCAGGGCAGGGCAGGTTCAGGGTCTCTGAAGAGTACCTGCTTGCCTGGCATGGTGCGGGGTGGAGCCCCCAACCTCTGACCCTTGCCCCCTGCTCCCTCACACCCAGGCACTTGTGGGCCCAGCCCAACTCACAGAAGTGCTCAGGAAAGCCCATGTGGTACCAGAAACGGAGGCAGGAGGCCTCAGTGGCAGGCAGGGGCTCGCTGCGCAGCCAGGCTGCCCGGCCTCCAGGCCCCAGCACGCTGGTTTCAAAGAATGCAAAGTGGCCTGGAAATGAGAGGGTGGAATGCGGAACTGACCCCTTGACCCTATGGCCTCTGACCCAAGGAAAGCTGGGTGGATGAGGCCCAGTCAGGTGTGGTATGCTGCACATGGTGCCAGCTGGGACAGAGGGGCTTGTGTGGTTTCTGGGCCCACCTTCCCACTCTTGTCTCTTGCTCTGTCTAGTGTGTACCTGCTTCTGTGCCCAGGGTGTGGTCCACAGTGGGCTGAGGATAGTGGGAAGGGGTGGCTCCACTGCTCCAGTCCCAGCTATACCCACCCAGGCTGGGCCAGGCCAGGTGGCTCCATCCACACAAGCCAGATTCAAAATCACAGGACCCTGTAAGGAAGTGGCTAGTGAACGAACAGAACTTCCCTTGTTCCCCAGCCCCCAACACCATTCCTGGACAGAGGCTGGCAGTGTCCCATGCTGGGCCAAGGCAAGGGAATTGGGTTTGGCATGGATCTGGTGCCACCCGCAGCAAGGCTCCTACCTGGCTGGGTGCAGGGCCCATCTTGGAGGAAAAGGTCGTCCAGAGCCATGTAGGAGTGCTCCACACCTGCACCCACTGCCTCAAACACCACCTGCAAGGTGCAGAGCCCACAGCCTGCAGTCTGGTCTACACAGCCCTGGGGATGGGGAacctcttcccccttcctgctGAGGCACTTACCCTCCAGGCAAGCTCAGCCTGCACATCCACGCTGCCCAGCCGCCAGGTGAACCCACCGTGAGCACTGACACTGAACACCTGGCGTCTCCCACCTTCTTCTATGTGGACCTGCAGGGTGCCTGCATGCCAAGGGCCAGCTCGGGTCAGCAGCCATGGGGGAGGGTGCTGCTTGGCTTCCTAGTCCCACACAGGGCCTCTGGGGACCCCAGGCTGAACCTCCTAGGGTCCCCTCCAACAACAGCCCCTCACCTGGGTTGTGCAGGCTCAGGTGGTACCAGAAGTTCAGGCAGGCAGGCTGGGCCAGGGGTGGGTGCTCCTCTGAGGTCAGAGAGGCCACATGGCCCTGGGGCAGCGCATTTGGACTGGTGTCTACCACCATGTAGTACCCTGGGAAGACCAGCATCAATCGGCTGCCTGTGGCCAGCCCTCTGCCCTCTGCTCTCGGCCAGGCCCCAGTACCTTGTGTGGTTTCTGTGGTGTGGTCTTTCTGGGGGCCCCAGGGAACATGGCCCGAGGCATTTGCCTGGCGTATCCATAGGCCCCAGCCTCCAGTGGAGAAGTCACAGGTTGAGTCCTCAAAGGAGCAGCTCCTCGGGGCCCAGCAGGGGCCAGGCCGCACAGCCACATCATCTAGAGCCATGGTACCATGGTACCCATCCCGGAGACCCTCGAACAGCAGCTGGGGACAGAAGGTGTTAGCTGGCTGGGCCTGTCCCACATCTCTCCGCCCAGAGCCAAGCTCACCTGGTACTCGGTTCCAGGCTCTTGCTGGTGGTGGAGGGTGACCCAAGCCTGGTGCCAGCGGTTGCCATGGGTGCCCGACCGGGACCATAGCTGCGTGTCTTCCTCCCCGTGCCTCCTCATGGCAAGGCGCAGTGTCCCtgcagggagagggaggtggggctCGAAGGGACTAGCCCCGCAACGGCTCATCTCCCAGGGCTCCACTGGCCCCAGACACATCTTGAACCTCCCGGGCATACACAGAGGCCCTGCCAGCTCTGAGACGCTCACCGATCTGGGGCCCATACATGTGGTACCAGAAGCTGAGGCACTCCTTAGGAACTGCTGGCACCTGGGGCCCCGTGAGCAAGTGGGCTCCTTGGCCTCGGGCAGGGGGGTCTGTGGGGTCCAGAAGCATGAAAAAGCCTGCAGGGGGGCACAAGGCTGAGCTGCAGAGATGCCCCTCTCATATCTGAAGTCCCCCAGGTCTGGAAGCCTCCCTCTGATGTGAGAGCCTTCTGGTTTTGGGAACACCCTGTGTCTGAGGGATCCCAGGGTCTGGCACTCCCCCTACCTTGACCAGTGGTGTGATCATATCCAGGGCCATGGCTCTTTATCCGGTGCCAGTGGGCATCTGTGAGGTGGCCCGTGTGCCAGCCACATTCATCCCGCTCAAAGTTACAGGTGACCTCTGGGGGGGCAGGGTAGGGTCAGCACCCCACTGCCCTCCATCTCCCCTCCTGAGCTCAGATGGTAGAGGCTCCCAGACATCCCTGGAGGTGGACTGGGTGGGAGCCCCAGGGTGGGAATGGGAGGTGGGCAGGAGGGACCTTGGTCTTTCTCAGTGGTCACTGTGGGGTTGCAGTCCCTCATGGTCACATTGTCCACCCCAGCTTCCTGCTGACCAGGACCGTTCAAGTCCACCAGACCAACAAACTCCAGCTTTCAGGTAGATGG
Above is a genomic segment from Castor canadensis chromosome 13, mCasCan1.hap1v2, whole genome shotgun sequence containing:
- the Edf1 gene encoding endothelial differentiation-related factor 1; the encoded protein is MAESDWDTVTVLRKKGPTAAQAKSKQAILAAQRRGEDVETSKKWAAGQNKQHSITKNTAKLDRETEELHHDRVTLEVGKVIQRGRQSKGLTQKDLATKINEKPQVIADYESGRAIPNNQVLGKIERAIGLKLRGKDIGKPIEKGPRAK
- the Mamdc4 gene encoding apical endosomal glycoprotein isoform X1 — protein: MHLSSYLLPALVLLLAAWSPGQAWVPNHCRSPSEITCNFVCDCQDCSDETQCGYHGASPTLGTPFTCDFEQDSCGWRDISTSGYSWLRDRAGAVLEGPGPHSDHTHGTDLGWYMAVGTHRGKEASTATLRSPVLREAAPTCELRLWYLTASRDVAELRLEVTHAAETLTLWQSSGPWGPGWQELAVITGRIQGNFQVTFSATRNATHRGTVALDDVEFWDCGLPSPQASCLWGHQHCQNQACVEPHQLCDGEDNCGDRSDEDPLTCRQYMATDFETGLGLWNHSEGWAWNHSAGGPMDSAWPRRDHSQNSAHGSFLVSVAKPGTPAVLFSPEFQASSPYNCSLIFYYYLHGSKAGYLQLLLQMSGPSAPQTPVLLRRRQGELGDAWVRDRVDIQSTHPFRILLAGETGPGGVVGLDDLILFNHCKTVPGVSALWLPPPKPWALAPWPQPTSLQSQDACKPEHLSCGDLCVPPEQLCDFQQQCAEGEDEQQCGTTDFESASTGGWEDTSVGRLQWQRLQAQESRGPARDASGAAAGHFLSLQMAWGQLRSEARALTPTLGPSGPNCELHMAYYFHGHPRGFLGLVVVERGSRELVWQAPSSSTGSWMVDKVLLGARHRPFQLEFVGLVDLNGPGQQEAGVDNVTMRDCNPTVTTEKDQEVTCNFERDECGWHTGHLTDAHWHRIKSHGPGYDHTTGQGFFMLLDPTDPPARGQGAHLLTGPQVPAVPKECLSFWYHMYGPQIGTLRLAMRRHGEEDTQLWSRSGTHGNRWHQAWVTLHHQQEPGTEYQLLFEGLRDGYHGTMALDDVAVRPGPCWAPRSCSFEDSTCDFSTGGWGLWIRQANASGHVPWGPQKDHTTETTQGYYMVVDTSPNALPQGHVASLTSEEHPPLAQPACLNFWYHLSLHNPGTLQVHIEEGGRRQVFSVSAHGGFTWRLGSVDVQAELAWRVVFEAVGAGVEHSYMALDDLFLQDGPCTQPGSCDFESGLCGWSHLAWPSLGGYSWDWSSGATPSHYPQPTVDHTLGTEAGHFAFFETSVLGPGGRAAWLRSEPLPATEASCLRFWYHMGFPEHFYKGELRVLLSSARGQLAVWGEGGHLRHQWLQVQVEVASTEEFQIVFEATLGGQPVLGPIALDDVEYLAGQHCQQPAPNQGDTAAPVSVPAAVGGALLFLILLMLLGLGGQHLLQKRGCPFRRGTDTAAPGFDNILFNAVRHLRCGQTRAPASMLATMENGQQWASTQEEEVVQTAAGHPVPAVQALPVLYTALASHSGPHKAPSFLLGSSHPPNICNQQPIGQTRPWHLMQTAPVLGQTSARELDMGPPPSVGQAMGLRGHAELPCPSP
- the Mamdc4 gene encoding apical endosomal glycoprotein isoform X3, coding for MHLSSYLLPALVLLLAAWSPGQAWVPNHCRSPSEITCNFVCDCQDCSDETQCGYHGASPTLGTPFTCDFEQDSCGWRDISTSGYSWLRDRAGAVLEGPGPHSDHTHGTDLGWYMAVGTHRGKEASTATLRSPVLREAAPTCELRLWYLTASRDVAELRLEVTHAAETLTLWQSSGPWGPGWQELAVITGRIQGNFQVTFSATRNATHRGTVALDDVEFWDCGLPSPQASCLWGHQHCQNQACVEPHQLCDGEDNCGDRSDEDPLTCRQYMATDFETGLGLWNHSEGWAWNHSAGGPMDSAWPRRDHSQNSAHGSFLVSVAKPGTPAVLFSPEFQASSPYNCSLIFYYYLHGSKAGYLQLLLQMSGPSAPQTPVLLRRRQGELGDAWVRDRVDIQSTHPFRILLAGETGPGGVVGLDDLILFNHCKTVPGVSALWLPPPKPWALAPWPQPTSLQSQDACKPEHLSCGDLCVPPEQLCDFQQQCAEGEDEQQCGTTDFESASTGGWEDTSVGRLQWQRLQAQESRGPARDASGAAAGHFLSLQMAWGQLRSEARALTPTLGPSGPNCELHMAYYFHGHPREVTCNFERDECGWHTGHLTDAHWHRIKSHGPGYDHTTGQGFFMLLDPTDPPARGQGAHLLTGPQVPAVPKECLSFWYHMYGPQIGTLRLAMRRHGEEDTQLWSRSGTHGNRWHQAWVTLHHQQEPGTEYQLLFEGLRDGYHGTMALDDVAVRPGPCWAPRSCSFEDSTCDFSTGGWGLWIRQANASGHVPWGPQKDHTTETTQGYYMVVDTSPNALPQGHVASLTSEEHPPLAQPACLNFWYHLSLHNPGTLQVHIEEGGRRQVFSVSAHGGFTWRLGSVDVQAELAWRVVFEAVGAGVEHSYMALDDLFLQDGPCTQPGSCDFESGLCGWSHLAWPSLGGYSWDWSSGATPSHYPQPTVDHTLGTEAGHFAFFETSVLGPGGRAAWLRSEPLPATEASCLRFWYHMGFPEHFYKGELRVLLSSARGQLAVWGEGGHLRHQWLQVQVEVASTEEFQIVFEATLGGQPVLGPIALDDVEYLAGQHCQQPAPNQGDTAAPVSVPAAVGGALLFLILLMLLGLGGQHLLQKRGCPFRRGTDTAAPGFDNILFNAVRHLRCGQTRAPASMLATMENGQQWASTQEEEVVQTAAGHPVPAVQALPVLYTALASHSGPHKAPSFLLGSSHPPNICNQQPIGQTRPWHLMQTAPVLGQTSARELDMGPPPSVGQAMGLRGHAELPCPSP
- the Mamdc4 gene encoding apical endosomal glycoprotein isoform X7 → MTSSYSTTAKRSQFCPTGVSALWLPPPKPWALAPWPQPTSLQSQDACKPEHLSCGDLCVPPEQLCDFQQQCAEGEDEQQCGTTDFESASTGGWEDTSVGRLQWQRLQAQESRGPARDASGAAAGHFLSLQMAWGQLRSEARALTPTLGPSGPNCELHMAYYFHGHPRGFLGLVVVERGSRELVWQAPSSSTGSWMVDKVLLGARHRPFQLEFVGLVDLNGPGQQEAGVDNVTMRDCNPTVTTEKDQEVTCNFERDECGWHTGHLTDAHWHRIKSHGPGYDHTTGQGFFMLLDPTDPPARGQGAHLLTGPQVPAVPKECLSFWYHMYGPQIGTLRLAMRRHGEEDTQLWSRSGTHGNRWHQAWVTLHHQQEPGTEYQLLFEGLRDGYHGTMALDDVAVRPGPCWAPRSCSFEDSTCDFSTGGWGLWIRQANASGHVPWGPQKDHTTETTQGYYMVVDTSPNALPQGHVASLTSEEHPPLAQPACLNFWYHLSLHNPGTLQVHIEEGGRRQVFSVSAHGGFTWRLGSVDVQAELAWRVVFEAVGAGVEHSYMALDDLFLQDGPCTQPGSCDFESGLCGWSHLAWPSLGGYSWDWSSGATPSHYPQPTVDHTLGTEAGHFAFFETSVLGPGGRAAWLRSEPLPATEASCLRFWYHMGFPEHFYKGELRVLLSSARGQLAVWGEGGHLRHQWLQVQVEVASTEEFQIVFEATLGGQPVLGPIALDDVEYLAGQHCQQPAPNQGDTAAPVSVPAAVGGALLFLILLMLLGLGGQHLLQKRGCPFRRGTDTAAPGFDNILFNAVRHLRCGQTRAPASMLATMENGQQWASTQEEEVVQTAAGHPVPAVQALPVLYTALASHSGPHKAPSFLLGSSHPPNICNQQPIGQTRPWHLMQTAPVLGQTSARELDMGPPPSVGQAMGLRGHAELPCPSP
- the Mamdc4 gene encoding apical endosomal glycoprotein isoform X2, whose product is MHLSSYLLPALVLLLAWSPGQAWVPNHCRSPSEITCNFVCDCQDCSDETQCGYHGASPTLGTPFTCDFEQDSCGWRDISTSGYSWLRDRAGAVLEGPGPHSDHTHGTDLGWYMAVGTHRGKEASTATLRSPVLREAAPTCELRLWYLTASRDVAELRLEVTHAAETLTLWQSSGPWGPGWQELAVITGRIQGNFQVTFSATRNATHRGTVALDDVEFWDCGLPSPQASCLWGHQHCQNQACVEPHQLCDGEDNCGDRSDEDPLTCRQYMATDFETGLGLWNHSEGWAWNHSAGGPMDSAWPRRDHSQNSAHGSFLVSVAKPGTPAVLFSPEFQASSPYNCSLIFYYYLHGSKAGYLQLLLQMSGPSAPQTPVLLRRRQGELGDAWVRDRVDIQSTHPFRILLAGETGPGGVVGLDDLILFNHCKTVPGVSALWLPPPKPWALAPWPQPTSLQSQDACKPEHLSCGDLCVPPEQLCDFQQQCAEGEDEQQCGTTDFESASTGGWEDTSVGRLQWQRLQAQESRGPARDASGAAAGHFLSLQMAWGQLRSEARALTPTLGPSGPNCELHMAYYFHGHPRGFLGLVVVERGSRELVWQAPSSSTGSWMVDKVLLGARHRPFQLEFVGLVDLNGPGQQEAGVDNVTMRDCNPTVTTEKDQEVTCNFERDECGWHTGHLTDAHWHRIKSHGPGYDHTTGQGFFMLLDPTDPPARGQGAHLLTGPQVPAVPKECLSFWYHMYGPQIGTLRLAMRRHGEEDTQLWSRSGTHGNRWHQAWVTLHHQQEPGTEYQLLFEGLRDGYHGTMALDDVAVRPGPCWAPRSCSFEDSTCDFSTGGWGLWIRQANASGHVPWGPQKDHTTETTQGYYMVVDTSPNALPQGHVASLTSEEHPPLAQPACLNFWYHLSLHNPGTLQVHIEEGGRRQVFSVSAHGGFTWRLGSVDVQAELAWRVVFEAVGAGVEHSYMALDDLFLQDGPCTQPGSCDFESGLCGWSHLAWPSLGGYSWDWSSGATPSHYPQPTVDHTLGTEAGHFAFFETSVLGPGGRAAWLRSEPLPATEASCLRFWYHMGFPEHFYKGELRVLLSSARGQLAVWGEGGHLRHQWLQVQVEVASTEEFQIVFEATLGGQPVLGPIALDDVEYLAGQHCQQPAPNQGDTAAPVSVPAAVGGALLFLILLMLLGLGGQHLLQKRGCPFRRGTDTAAPGFDNILFNAVRHLRCGQTRAPASMLATMENGQQWASTQEEEVVQTAAGHPVPAVQALPVLYTALASHSGPHKAPSFLLGSSHPPNICNQQPIGQTRPWHLMQTAPVLGQTSARELDMGPPPSVGQAMGLRGHAELPCPSP